A single genomic interval of Ruminococcus sp. NK3A76 harbors:
- a CDS encoding UvrD-helicase domain-containing protein has protein sequence MAMDYNTLKNKALEKYFERMNTQQQKAVFKIKGPLLILAGAGSGKTTVLVNRIANMIHFGNAYADENGYGNATADELKYLEDYAAGRETDGEKLADIVAYECVKPWNILAITFTNKAANELKARIEKMLGEKAQGITAATFHSACVRILRREAHNIGFEQHFTIYDTDDSRRVIKAILSDLDINEKMFPPKLLMSEISASKDNMMTPDEYIENAAGDYRYLVMGKVYKTYQQRLRSANAMDFDDIICHTVELFEKFPDVLDHYQNLFKYIMVDEYQDTSKVQFRLIKLLSDKYHNICVVGDDDQSIYKFRGATIENILSFEESFECSSETDVIKLEQNYRSTQNILSAANELISHNQGRKGKNLWTDKGDGEKITVFKASNERAEAGFIADTIKKGVEDGGKYNDYAVLYRTNAQSNTIEQALIRAGISYRIFGGPKFYDRKEIRDILSYLAVINNHSDMLRLRRIINEPKRGIGDATVATLEQIASDLGEDPITVMQNSGEYVPLEKRAGKLKNVAQMFCDLSEMSENMPLGDLLDELLERSGYKKELEDQGDEGLTRLENISELKSTMITYEEQAEEPSLSGFLEEIALYTDIDNLDENGDYTALMTMHSAKGLEFDYVFAAGMEENLFPSARSMESEADLEEERRLAYVAYTRARKKLYLTIATERMLYGKTDRNRTSRFVKEVPPELKVKLTDIDVAAQKAAETNAFGDIRSMSLQQQLAMKRANKAGSGEEYAPGDRVSHKIFGEGTVVSAAKVANDTLLEIAFDSKGTKKIMANFAKIKKI, from the coding sequence ATGGCAATGGATTACAACACCCTTAAAAACAAAGCACTTGAAAAATATTTTGAGCGAATGAACACACAGCAGCAAAAGGCTGTGTTCAAGATAAAAGGGCCGCTTTTAATACTTGCTGGCGCAGGCAGCGGCAAGACGACCGTGCTTGTAAACAGGATAGCGAACATGATACATTTCGGCAATGCTTATGCTGACGAGAACGGCTACGGCAATGCTACGGCTGACGAGCTTAAATACCTTGAAGACTACGCAGCCGGCAGGGAAACTGACGGTGAGAAGCTCGCAGACATAGTTGCATATGAATGTGTAAAGCCCTGGAACATACTCGCAATAACATTTACCAACAAAGCAGCCAACGAGCTTAAGGCAAGGATAGAGAAGATGCTCGGCGAAAAGGCGCAGGGCATTACTGCTGCGACCTTCCACTCGGCGTGCGTGAGGATACTCAGGCGTGAGGCTCACAATATAGGCTTTGAGCAGCATTTCACTATCTATGACACCGATGATTCAAGGCGTGTCATAAAGGCTATACTCAGCGACCTTGACATTAATGAAAAGATGTTTCCCCCGAAGCTGCTGATGTCTGAGATATCGGCTTCAAAGGACAACATGATGACACCTGACGAATACATCGAGAATGCCGCAGGCGACTACAGATATCTCGTAATGGGCAAGGTATACAAGACCTATCAGCAGAGGCTCAGAAGTGCCAATGCCATGGACTTTGACGACATAATCTGCCACACTGTCGAGCTTTTTGAGAAGTTCCCGGACGTGCTCGACCACTATCAGAATCTTTTCAAATACATAATGGTAGACGAGTATCAGGACACGAGCAAGGTACAGTTCAGGCTTATCAAGCTGCTGAGCGATAAATACCACAACATATGCGTTGTCGGCGATGACGACCAGAGCATATACAAATTCAGGGGCGCTACTATCGAGAACATCCTCTCTTTCGAGGAGAGCTTTGAATGCAGCAGCGAGACTGACGTTATCAAGCTCGAACAGAACTACCGCTCGACACAGAACATACTCTCAGCCGCAAACGAGCTTATAAGCCACAATCAGGGCAGAAAAGGCAAGAATCTCTGGACTGACAAGGGCGACGGCGAGAAGATAACCGTATTCAAGGCTTCAAACGAGCGTGCCGAGGCAGGGTTTATTGCCGACACGATAAAGAAGGGCGTTGAAGACGGCGGAAAATACAATGACTATGCTGTTCTTTACAGGACAAATGCGCAGTCAAACACTATAGAGCAGGCTCTTATCAGAGCAGGAATAAGCTACAGGATATTCGGCGGCCCTAAATTCTACGACCGCAAGGAGATAAGGGATATCCTCTCCTACCTCGCAGTTATAAACAATCACAGCGATATGCTAAGGCTAAGGCGCATAATCAACGAGCCAAAGCGTGGCATAGGCGATGCAACTGTCGCAACGCTTGAACAGATAGCATCAGACCTCGGGGAAGACCCGATAACAGTTATGCAGAATTCGGGCGAATATGTTCCGCTTGAAAAGAGAGCAGGCAAGCTCAAAAACGTAGCGCAGATGTTCTGTGACTTAAGCGAGATGTCTGAGAATATGCCGCTCGGTGATCTGCTTGACGAGCTGCTTGAACGCTCGGGCTACAAGAAAGAGCTTGAAGATCAGGGTGATGAGGGGCTTACAAGGCTTGAAAACATAAGCGAGCTCAAGTCCACCATGATAACCTACGAGGAGCAGGCTGAGGAGCCGAGCTTATCGGGCTTTCTGGAGGAGATAGCGCTTTACACGGACATTGACAATCTCGACGAGAACGGCGATTACACGGCGCTCATGACCATGCACTCGGCAAAGGGTCTTGAATTTGACTATGTATTTGCAGCCGGCATGGAGGAAAACCTTTTCCCCTCGGCAAGGAGCATGGAGTCAGAGGCAGACCTGGAGGAGGAGCGCAGGCTTGCATACGTTGCATACACAAGAGCAAGAAAGAAGCTCTACCTCACCATAGCAACAGAGCGTATGCTATACGGCAAGACCGACCGCAACAGGACATCACGCTTTGTCAAGGAAGTGCCGCCCGAGCTTAAGGTCAAGCTCACCGACATTGACGTTGCCGCACAGAAAGCAGCCGAAACCAATGCATTCGGTGACATAAGGTCTATGAGCTTACAGCAGCAGCTTGCCATGAAGCGTGCAAACAAAGCAGGCAGCGGCGAGGAATACGCCCCCGGTGACAGGGTATCTCACAAGATATTCGGCGAGGGAACTGTCGTTTCGGCAGCAAAGGTCGCAAATGACACGCTGCTTGAGATAGCCTTTGACAGCAAGGGCACAAAGAAAATAATGGCAAACTTTGCTAAGATAAAAAAGATATAA
- a CDS encoding DHH family phosphoesterase, giving the protein MKMNSNGGMQLLIRITTLVLAVFSLIAAFGYSSRAGTGFSRAIIIIMILLIVFLVLENISYGKHLKRTVSKLSSMIKNNEKESMRHFPAPAVIIDADNDIIWANDFFKDKLFGDTNLFGARLDSLMNIDMHNVYSENGDLVCVGGRFYNAMAVHSDRTKTMTMIYFKDTTDFVELDYETRQAHKSVIIIQIDNYDDLVRNSLESEKAHTMVELECLVENFVKDTNSISKKLSNDKSFVIMEQRYLSKIIENRFKILEDARNIKVGGSQSVTLSIGVGTCADDLAQSESYARAALDMCLGRGGDQAAVKTESGYEFYGGVSKGREKNTKVRSRLMASKLAEIMQGKDKILVMGHRFGDLDSIGSAVGLVGAFRSISKEAYVVVNEETCLAKSLIKYISDHDISKNFISPQEALNKMTNNTLLIVVDTHNSEIVDSKEVLDAAREIVVIDHHRLMVKAIEGTALFFHEPNCSSACEMVAELLQYLDNGIKLSPLHAEALLSGIMLDTKNFIMRTGVKTFEAAAYLKSLGADTVEVKKLFANSIETYQEKSALITKAEIYRKCAVSCTTESFSNIRIAASQAADEMLGITGVNAAFVIYGDENNANISARSMGTYNVQVLMEAMGGGGHQTMAATQLKMSVSEAKKKLYETIDDYIRNNT; this is encoded by the coding sequence ATGAAGATGAATTCAAACGGAGGAATGCAGCTTCTTATCCGTATAACCACGCTTGTGCTTGCTGTCTTTTCGCTTATCGCAGCGTTTGGCTACAGCAGCAGGGCAGGCACGGGCTTTTCGAGAGCTATCATAATTATCATGATACTGCTCATCGTGTTCCTGGTGCTTGAAAATATATCCTACGGCAAGCATCTTAAGCGGACAGTCTCGAAGCTCTCCTCGATGATAAAGAACAACGAAAAGGAATCAATGCGCCATTTCCCGGCACCTGCTGTCATTATAGACGCAGATAACGATATTATCTGGGCTAATGACTTCTTCAAGGACAAGCTCTTTGGCGATACCAACCTTTTCGGCGCAAGGCTCGATTCGCTCATGAATATAGATATGCATAATGTCTATTCCGAGAACGGCGACCTCGTGTGTGTCGGCGGCAGGTTCTATAACGCTATGGCTGTCCACAGCGACAGGACTAAGACGATGACCATGATATATTTTAAGGATACGACAGATTTTGTTGAGCTTGACTACGAAACGAGACAGGCGCATAAATCCGTTATCATTATCCAGATAGACAACTACGACGACCTTGTGAGGAACTCCCTCGAAAGCGAGAAGGCTCATACAATGGTCGAGCTTGAATGCCTTGTCGAGAATTTCGTCAAGGATACGAATTCTATCTCAAAGAAGCTCTCGAATGATAAGTCCTTCGTTATCATGGAGCAGAGATACCTCTCAAAGATAATCGAGAACCGCTTCAAGATACTTGAAGACGCAAGAAATATCAAGGTCGGCGGCAGCCAGAGCGTCACTCTCTCGATAGGTGTAGGCACCTGTGCTGATGACCTTGCGCAGAGCGAGAGCTACGCCAGAGCAGCACTTGATATGTGCCTCGGCCGTGGCGGCGATCAGGCAGCTGTAAAGACCGAGTCAGGCTATGAATTCTACGGCGGCGTATCAAAGGGCAGAGAAAAGAACACCAAGGTGCGTTCAAGACTTATGGCAAGCAAGCTCGCTGAGATAATGCAGGGCAAGGATAAGATACTCGTTATGGGCCACCGCTTCGGCGACCTTGACAGTATCGGCTCGGCAGTCGGCCTTGTGGGCGCTTTCAGGAGCATCAGCAAGGAAGCGTATGTCGTTGTCAATGAAGAAACCTGCCTTGCCAAAAGTCTTATAAAGTATATCAGCGACCATGATATATCAAAGAACTTCATCTCACCGCAGGAAGCACTTAACAAGATGACGAACAATACGCTGCTTATCGTGGTAGATACACATAACAGCGAGATAGTCGATTCAAAGGAAGTCCTCGATGCAGCGAGAGAGATAGTCGTTATCGACCACCACAGACTTATGGTCAAGGCTATCGAGGGTACAGCGCTCTTTTTCCATGAGCCAAACTGCTCCTCCGCCTGTGAAATGGTCGCAGAGCTTTTGCAGTATCTTGATAACGGCATCAAGCTCTCTCCGCTCCACGCAGAAGCGCTGCTGTCAGGTATTATGCTTGACACCAAGAACTTCATCATGCGTACAGGTGTAAAGACCTTCGAGGCTGCGGCTTATCTTAAGAGCTTAGGCGCTGATACGGTAGAGGTCAAGAAGCTCTTTGCAAATTCGATAGAAACATATCAGGAAAAATCGGCACTCATCACAAAGGCTGAGATATACAGAAAGTGCGCAGTTTCGTGTACTACCGAGTCATTTTCCAATATCCGTATAGCTGCTTCGCAGGCAGCTGACGAAATGCTCGGTATCACAGGTGTCAATGCGGCATTCGTTATCTACGGCGACGAGAATAACGCCAATATCTCCGCAAGGAGCATGGGCACATATAATGTCCAGGTGCTTATGGAGGCTATGGGCGGCGGCGGTCACCAGACAATGGCGGCTACCCAGCTTAAGATGTCTGTTTCAGAGGCTAAAAAGAAGCTTTATGAGACTATAGATGATTATATCAGAAATAATACTTAA
- the dnaB gene encoding replicative DNA helicase, whose protein sequence is MAGTDSLEKLLEVAEIDPPFSKLAERSVLGGMLRSPEEAVPTAIENLKAEYFYVPLHQQMFSLIVNAYSDNKGFTVIDIIDELVKRGLFTNEEMAKTFIMGLSDFVASVKNIENFCDKIIEKYNIRKLLSVAVEMIDNVREGVLDSRSMLDIAEQKIYDIRQGKEIDGLTRLDSILVETYTHLEEISGPEAKEHLGARTGFAQIDEITTGLNNTDLVILAARPGVGKTAFAINMATNVCKKTMKDVVIFSLEMGKEQLAARMLSTEALVNNTALRSGKFEKKDWEKLAEATIRLSKLPMYVDDTGSVTVPQMKAKLRRVKNLGLVVIDYIQLMESTNKGQGRVNEVSEITRQLKLMAKELNVPVIALSQLSRAVEKNERKPMLSDLRDSGSIEQDADIIMFLHRDYYGNNEERAQSEADCIIAKNRHGTMATVKLAWIGEYTLFRGMDIRHDDG, encoded by the coding sequence ATGGCTGGCACTGATTCTCTTGAAAAATTATTAGAGGTAGCAGAGATAGATCCGCCTTTTTCAAAGCTGGCCGAGAGATCTGTGCTCGGCGGAATGCTCAGATCCCCTGAGGAGGCTGTGCCTACAGCTATTGAGAACCTTAAGGCTGAGTATTTCTATGTGCCGCTGCATCAGCAGATGTTCTCGCTCATTGTCAATGCATATTCGGATAACAAGGGCTTTACGGTCATTGATATTATCGACGAGCTTGTAAAGCGTGGGCTCTTTACAAATGAGGAAATGGCAAAGACCTTTATCATGGGTCTTTCGGATTTTGTTGCCTCGGTAAAGAATATCGAGAACTTCTGTGATAAGATCATTGAGAAGTATAATATCCGTAAGCTCTTAAGCGTTGCTGTCGAAATGATAGATAATGTCAGGGAGGGCGTGCTTGATTCAAGGTCTATGCTCGATATCGCCGAGCAGAAGATATACGATATCCGCCAGGGCAAGGAGATAGACGGCCTTACAAGGCTCGATTCTATTCTTGTCGAGACATATACCCACCTTGAGGAGATATCAGGCCCCGAAGCCAAGGAGCACCTCGGTGCAAGAACAGGCTTTGCTCAGATAGATGAGATAACTACGGGTCTTAATAATACCGACCTTGTTATACTTGCGGCGAGACCGGGTGTCGGAAAAACGGCATTTGCGATAAATATGGCCACGAATGTGTGCAAGAAGACTATGAAGGATGTAGTTATCTTCTCTCTCGAAATGGGTAAGGAACAGCTTGCTGCCCGTATGCTCTCGACTGAGGCGCTTGTAAACAATACAGCACTTCGCTCGGGCAAGTTTGAAAAGAAGGACTGGGAAAAGCTCGCCGAAGCAACTATAAGGCTGTCAAAGCTGCCTATGTATGTTGACGATACCGGCAGCGTTACCGTGCCGCAGATGAAGGCAAAGCTCAGGCGTGTCAAAAACCTCGGCCTTGTCGTAATCGACTATATACAGCTTATGGAATCGACAAATAAGGGGCAGGGCAGAGTTAACGAAGTGTCTGAGATAACCCGACAGCTAAAGCTCATGGCTAAAGAGCTCAATGTCCCTGTTATAGCGCTTTCGCAGCTCTCCCGTGCTGTTGAAAAGAACGAGAGAAAGCCTATGCTCTCTGACCTGAGAGATTCAGGTTCTATCGAGCAGGACGCTGATATCATCATGTTCCTGCACAGAGACTACTACGGCAACAATGAAGAACGTGCGCAGTCAGAGGCTGACTGTATCATAGCCAAGAACCGTCACGGTACTATGGCAACTGTAAAGCTTGCCTGGATAGGTGAGTATACACTGTTCAGAGGAATGGATATCAGACATGATGACGGATAA
- the rplI gene encoding 50S ribosomal protein L9 produces the protein MKVILIQDVKGSGKAGDVLNVADGYARNFLLAKGLAVEANAKNQNDLAGKKASAQHKLDVEKAENEKVAAALEGKKVTIKAKAGQGGKLFGAVTASSVADAIKQQYQQNVDKKKINLNTEIKSFGDFSAVIKMTQGVSCKIDISVVEE, from the coding sequence ATGAAAGTAATTCTTATACAGGACGTAAAGGGAAGCGGCAAGGCTGGAGACGTGCTCAATGTCGCTGACGGCTATGCAAGGAATTTCCTGCTTGCAAAGGGTCTTGCTGTTGAGGCAAATGCTAAGAACCAGAACGACCTCGCAGGCAAGAAGGCATCTGCTCAGCATAAGCTCGATGTCGAGAAGGCTGAGAATGAAAAGGTAGCTGCCGCACTTGAAGGCAAGAAGGTGACTATCAAGGCTAAGGCAGGCCAGGGCGGCAAGCTCTTCGGCGCTGTCACAGCTTCCTCTGTTGCTGATGCTATCAAGCAGCAGTATCAGCAGAATGTTGATAAGAAGAAGATAAATCTCAACACCGAGATAAAGAGCTTCGGCGATTTCAGCGCTGTTATCAAGATGACACAGGGCGTTTCCTGCAAGATAGATATCAGCGTTGTCGAGGAATAA
- a CDS encoding ribonuclease J, protein MSTKQNIKNRRNAKSGRFVVMKSDKRLKGEKVAENKRRPGNDQKRSDQQRLSPNGRQAENSVRTNQPHRRTPVRIIPLGGLNEIGKNFTVIECANDMFVIDCGLAFPDSEMLGVDIVIPDFTYVEQNKDKLRGIVLTHGHEDHIGGLPYFLKKVNVPVYGTKLTLGLVEGKLKEHALLGDVKLNVVVPRQTVKLGCMAVEFIRVNHSIPDAVGMAVHTPAGVIIHTGDFKVDYTPIEGGIIDLARFAELGNRGVLALMSDSTNSERPGYTMSERKVGESFEKLFARAEGKRIIIATFASNVHRIQQIVNNCVTHGRKMAISGRSMVNVIGKGIELGYLKVPDGLLIDIDMVSRYTPEQVCIVTTGSQGEPMSALTRMAFNEHRNVSITPNDFIIISATPIPGNEKYVTRIVNELLRLGAEVIYEAMYDVHVSGHACQEEQKLILSLTKPKYFIPVHGEYKHLTKHAQSAMSVGIPEENIIIGANGRIIESDGVDMKISGEVQAGNILVDGLGVGDVGAIVLRDRKHLAQDGIIIAIATIDRDSGIILSGPDIVSRGFVYVRESEELLEEAKSILSDTLQKCLDSNIREWNAIKTRLKDKLSDFIYTKTQRNPMILPIIMEVEI, encoded by the coding sequence ATGAGTACAAAACAAAACATCAAAAACAGAAGAAACGCCAAATCAGGCCGCTTTGTCGTAATGAAAAGCGATAAAAGGCTAAAGGGCGAAAAGGTCGCAGAGAATAAGAGAAGACCCGGCAATGACCAGAAAAGAAGCGACCAGCAGCGTCTTTCGCCAAACGGCCGTCAGGCAGAGAACAGCGTGAGAACAAACCAGCCGCACAGAAGGACACCCGTTCGTATAATCCCTCTCGGCGGCCTTAACGAGATAGGCAAGAACTTCACAGTCATAGAATGTGCAAACGATATGTTCGTTATCGACTGCGGCCTTGCTTTCCCTGACAGTGAGATGCTGGGCGTTGATATAGTTATCCCGGATTTTACCTATGTTGAGCAGAATAAGGATAAGCTCAGGGGCATAGTTCTGACACACGGCCATGAGGATCATATAGGCGGCCTGCCGTATTTCCTCAAAAAGGTCAATGTGCCTGTTTACGGCACTAAGCTCACCCTCGGCCTTGTCGAAGGCAAGCTCAAAGAGCACGCCCTTCTCGGCGATGTTAAGCTTAATGTGGTAGTTCCGAGACAGACTGTTAAGCTCGGCTGTATGGCTGTAGAGTTTATAAGAGTCAACCATTCTATCCCCGATGCTGTAGGTATGGCTGTCCATACCCCAGCCGGTGTTATTATCCATACAGGTGACTTCAAGGTAGACTATACGCCTATCGAGGGCGGTATAATAGACCTTGCAAGGTTCGCAGAGCTCGGCAACAGGGGAGTTTTAGCCCTTATGTCCGACTCTACCAACTCCGAGCGCCCGGGCTATACCATGAGTGAGCGCAAGGTAGGTGAGAGCTTTGAAAAGCTCTTTGCAAGAGCCGAAGGCAAAAGGATAATCATTGCGACCTTTGCTTCAAACGTACACAGGATCCAGCAGATAGTCAATAACTGTGTGACTCACGGCAGAAAAATGGCTATCTCGGGCAGGAGCATGGTAAATGTTATAGGCAAGGGCATCGAGCTTGGCTATCTTAAAGTTCCCGACGGGCTGCTCATAGATATCGACATGGTGTCAAGGTATACTCCTGAACAGGTTTGTATCGTTACCACAGGCAGCCAGGGCGAGCCTATGTCGGCTCTTACGAGAATGGCCTTCAATGAGCACAGGAACGTTTCCATAACCCCCAACGATTTCATAATAATATCCGCTACGCCTATCCCCGGCAACGAGAAATATGTCACAAGGATAGTAAACGAGCTGCTTCGTCTCGGCGCAGAGGTCATATATGAGGCAATGTACGATGTCCATGTGTCCGGCCACGCCTGCCAGGAGGAGCAGAAGCTGATACTCTCGCTCACCAAGCCGAAATACTTTATCCCTGTTCACGGCGAGTATAAGCACCTTACAAAGCACGCACAGTCGGCTATGAGCGTCGGCATACCCGAGGAGAATATCATCATAGGCGCCAACGGCCGCATTATAGAGTCTGACGGCGTGGATATGAAGATATCGGGCGAGGTTCAGGCAGGAAATATCCTTGTTGACGGCCTTGGTGTCGGCGATGTAGGTGCTATCGTCCTGCGTGACAGAAAGCACCTTGCTCAGGACGGTATCATTATTGCAATAGCCACTATCGACAGAGACTCCGGTATAATCCTTTCCGGCCCCGATATAGTGTCAAGAGGCTTTGTTTATGTAAGAGAGAGCGAGGAGCTTCTTGAAGAAGCAAAGAGCATTCTTTCGGATACCCTGCAAAAGTGCCTTGACAGCAATATAAGAGAGTGGAACGCTATAAAGACAAGGCTCAAAGACAAGCTGTCGGATTTCATATATACAAAGACACAGAGAAACCCGATGATCCTTCCTATCATCATGGAAGTCGAGATATAA
- a CDS encoding metal-sensing transcriptional repressor — translation MSECCCERKKHKARTPEEVKALTVRLNRIEGQISGIRKMIEENRYCPDILIQVSAVQSALNSFNKELLSSHIRSCVVDDIRGGNDAVVDELCELLKKTMK, via the coding sequence ATGTCAGAATGCTGCTGTGAACGTAAAAAGCACAAAGCAAGAACGCCCGAGGAGGTCAAAGCACTGACTGTCCGCCTCAACCGTATTGAAGGTCAGATAAGCGGCATAAGAAAAATGATCGAAGAAAACCGCTACTGCCCGGATATTCTTATTCAGGTGAGCGCTGTGCAGTCGGCTCTCAATTCCTTTAACAAGGAGCTTTTGTCATCGCATATCCGCTCGTGCGTGGTCGATGATATAAGAGGCGGCAATGATGCCGTCGTCGATGAGCTTTGTGAGCTTTTAAAAAAGACTATGAAATGA
- a CDS encoding heavy metal translocating P-type ATPase, translating to MEKYTVTGMTCAACQAKVEKAVKAVGGVESCSVSLLTNTLGVEGSADEKDIIKAVTAAGYGAKKQGGAADASPQDDYSALLEDRETPVLKRRLILSAGFLLLLMYISMGHGMLGLYLPAALSNPAAVGVCELMLASAVMLFNRRFFVSGSKALFKRSPNMDTLVSLGSSAAYIYSLVLLFVIFDRLSKGDTGAAADIVMSLYFETAAMIPTLITVGKLLEAISKGKTTDALKGLMRLSPQTATVVKDGKEQTVDISQVRVGDIVAVRPGERVPVDAVIVSGSTAIDESALTGESVPADKAEGDEIYAASVNCSGFITARAERVGKDTALSKIIALVSDASATKAPIARIADKVSAVFVPAVIGIALLTFVVWLAAGREYSYALSRAIAVLVISCPCALGLATPVAIMVGSGVGAKNAILFKTAESLEAAGRINVCALDKTGTITEGRPQVTDVIPLDSCDEEKLLGIAFSLESLSDHPLARAVSSCCEERGALKTALSDFSERPGKGVTAIANGARVFGGSVKYIAEAVGDDDRTAKLCRQLSQQGKTPMLFASDKEILGIIAVSDTIKPDAVGTVNELAGMGIDVVMITGDNELTAQAVAKQAGIDHVIAGVLPDGKDSRIKALRSEGITAMVGDGINDAPALTSADVGIAVGAGADIAVDAADIVLMRSELKDVAAAVRLSRAVVRNIHQNLFWAFFYNIICIPLAAGFYSALFGLGFEMSPMVGAAAMSLSSFTVCMNALRIDRVDIHDPGRDKKLSNRPGNDKKECMTMEKTMTIEGMMCPHCEAAVKKALEALDGVASAQVSHEKGTAVVSLSAEVSDEVLTKAVEDKDYTVKGIA from the coding sequence ATGGAAAAATATACCGTTACAGGTATGACCTGCGCTGCCTGTCAGGCGAAGGTCGAAAAGGCCGTGAAGGCTGTCGGGGGCGTTGAGTCCTGCTCTGTCTCGCTGCTCACCAATACTCTCGGTGTCGAGGGCAGTGCAGATGAAAAGGATATAATCAAAGCCGTTACCGCTGCCGGCTACGGCGCTAAAAAGCAGGGCGGCGCTGCCGATGCTTCCCCTCAGGACGATTACAGCGCATTGCTTGAAGACCGTGAAACGCCTGTTTTAAAGCGCAGGCTGATATTATCGGCAGGCTTTTTGCTGCTGCTCATGTATATATCTATGGGTCACGGAATGCTTGGCCTTTATCTCCCGGCTGCTCTGTCAAACCCTGCGGCAGTGGGGGTATGTGAGCTCATGCTCGCATCGGCCGTTATGCTTTTCAACAGAAGGTTCTTTGTGTCCGGCAGCAAGGCGCTTTTTAAACGCTCGCCGAATATGGATACCCTGGTGTCGCTCGGCTCGTCGGCGGCTTATATTTATTCGCTCGTGCTGCTTTTTGTGATATTTGATAGGCTGAGCAAGGGCGATACCGGTGCGGCGGCGGATATAGTTATGTCGCTCTATTTTGAGACGGCTGCTATGATACCTACGCTCATAACAGTCGGCAAGCTGCTTGAAGCCATATCAAAGGGCAAGACCACCGATGCGCTCAAAGGCCTTATGCGCCTTTCTCCTCAGACTGCGACTGTAGTAAAAGACGGCAAGGAGCAGACTGTCGATATCTCGCAAGTCAGGGTGGGGGATATAGTTGCCGTCCGCCCGGGCGAGAGAGTGCCTGTTGATGCCGTGATAGTTTCCGGCAGCACTGCGATAGACGAATCAGCCCTTACCGGCGAATCAGTCCCGGCTGATAAGGCAGAGGGCGATGAGATATACGCCGCATCTGTCAACTGCTCCGGCTTTATCACCGCAAGGGCCGAAAGGGTCGGCAAGGACACGGCGTTATCAAAGATAATCGCCCTTGTATCCGATGCATCAGCCACAAAAGCCCCTATCGCCCGAATAGCCGATAAGGTGAGCGCAGTGTTCGTGCCTGCCGTTATAGGCATAGCACTGCTTACCTTTGTGGTATGGCTTGCAGCCGGCAGGGAGTATTCCTACGCTCTGTCAAGGGCTATAGCAGTGCTTGTTATTTCCTGCCCGTGCGCTCTCGGCCTTGCAACGCCCGTTGCGATAATGGTCGGAAGCGGTGTCGGGGCTAAGAACGCTATACTCTTTAAGACCGCCGAGAGCCTTGAAGCCGCCGGCAGGATAAATGTCTGTGCGCTTGACAAGACAGGCACTATAACCGAGGGCAGGCCGCAGGTAACTGACGTTATCCCTCTTGACAGCTGCGATGAGGAGAAGCTGCTCGGTATTGCGTTCTCGCTTGAAAGCCTCTCTGACCACCCGCTCGCAAGGGCTGTAAGCTCATGCTGCGAGGAGCGGGGAGCTTTGAAAACAGCTCTTTCAGACTTCTCGGAAAGACCCGGCAAGGGCGTTACTGCCATAGCTAACGGGGCAAGGGTCTTCGGCGGCTCGGTTAAATATATCGCAGAAGCTGTCGGAGACGATGACCGGACTGCCAAGCTCTGCCGTCAGCTGTCGCAGCAGGGCAAGACGCCGATGCTTTTTGCATCTGATAAAGAGATACTGGGCATAATAGCTGTGAGCGATACGATCAAACCCGATGCTGTGGGCACAGTGAATGAGCTTGCCGGCATGGGTATAGATGTAGTTATGATAACAGGCGATAACGAGCTTACGGCGCAGGCTGTAGCAAAGCAGGCAGGGATAGATCATGTTATCGCAGGCGTTCTTCCTGACGGCAAGGACAGCCGGATTAAGGCTCTGCGCTCTGAGGGTATAACAGCTATGGTAGGCGACGGCATAAACGATGCCCCTGCGCTCACCTCGGCAGATGTCGGAATAGCAGTCGGCGCAGGAGCTGATATAGCAGTCGATGCGGCAGATATCGTGCTTATGCGCTCGGAGCTCAAAGACGTCGCCGCTGCCGTAAGGCTAAGCCGTGCAGTTGTCAGGAATATCCACCAGAACCTTTTCTGGGCGTTTTTCTATAATATCATCTGCATACCGCTCGCAGCAGGCTTTTACTCGGCGCTGTTCGGGCTCGGTTTTGAGATGAGCCCTATGGTGGGCGCTGCCGCTATGAGTCTTTCGAGCTTTACCGTTTGTATGAATGCTTTGCGTATCGACCGGGTGGATATCCACGACCCCGGCCGTGACAAAAAGCTCAGTAATAGACCGGGGAATGATAAAAAGGAGTGTATGACTATGGAAAAAACAATGACTATCGAGGGCATGATGTGCCCCCACTGCGAGGCCGCTGTAAAGAAAGCTCTTGAAGCGCTTGACGGTGTTGCATCTGCACAGGTGAGCCATGAAAAGGGCACGGCTGTTGTTTCGCTCTCGGCAGAGGTAAGCGACGAGGTACTTACAAAGGCAGTAGAGGATAAGGATTATACCGTCAAGGGTATAGCCTGA